One window of Cohnella hashimotonis genomic DNA carries:
- a CDS encoding VOC family protein, protein MSIHFVPFIQLDGRAKEAIDFYVEALGAEVTFSQTFGAGPGASEGHVPEATKERIAHSELKIGEAQLMVADSEPGKKPREGDLLTVCITTPDAEEATRMYNALREGGEVITPLAAFHFSAAYGVVKDKFGVTFQCFTSRRRS, encoded by the coding sequence ATGAGCATTCATTTTGTTCCCTTTATCCAACTAGACGGCCGTGCCAAGGAAGCCATCGATTTTTATGTCGAAGCGCTTGGCGCCGAAGTGACCTTCAGCCAGACCTTTGGCGCCGGCCCTGGAGCATCGGAGGGCCATGTGCCGGAAGCAACGAAGGAGCGGATCGCCCACAGCGAGCTAAAAATCGGCGAAGCCCAGCTCATGGTCGCCGATTCCGAGCCGGGAAAGAAACCGCGAGAAGGAGACCTGCTCACGGTCTGCATCACGACGCCCGATGCCGAAGAGGCAACGCGTATGTACAATGCGCTTCGCGAAGGCGGCGAAGTGATCACGCCGCTTGCCGCCTTCCACTTCAGTGCCGCCTATGGCGTCGTGAAGGACAAGTTCGGCGTCACGTTCCAGTGCTTTACCTCAAGGCGGCGCAGTTAG
- a CDS encoding ArsR/SmtB family transcription factor, translating to MKPLFHPDTADIQLSSVLYALSDPVRLMMVYKLRQNGERACGDIELPIAKSTVSHHSRTLREAGVVRTRTHGTHRLLSLREEDLETRFPGLLNSILASYEETDEL from the coding sequence ATGAAGCCGCTCTTCCATCCGGATACAGCGGATATCCAGCTCTCTTCCGTTCTATATGCGCTGAGCGATCCGGTTCGCCTGATGATGGTCTACAAGCTGCGACAGAACGGTGAACGCGCCTGCGGCGATATCGAGTTGCCGATCGCCAAGTCCACCGTGTCCCACCACAGCCGCACGCTGCGCGAAGCAGGCGTCGTGCGCACGCGGACGCACGGTACTCACCGTCTGTTGTCCCTTCGCGAAGAGGATCTGGAGACTCGCTTTCCTGGACTGCTGAATTCCATTTTAGCTTCTTACGAAGAAACCGATGAGCTCTGA
- a CDS encoding MFS transporter produces the protein MNAIKAGNGAAANTENTAFKSEKVATLILGLAMVLVIMNTMMFNLALPDVTHDFALSPSSASWIVTGYSIVFAISSITYSRLSDYVPIRRLVVISLLLFGLAAIIGLFANSFLMLLIVRIVQATGAGAIPSLSLVLISRYVPIERRGAAMAIIMSAASLGLGLGPVVGGAVVQYLGWHLLFAVSALTLILVPVLAIVLPSERKGAGSLDLPGALLAAVSTTGLLLFLTNHQWYMLAGGALALILFAARIRTARFPFVLPALFANRRYLLLGAVGVAAYLSSFATLFLLPQILVHLHGLSAIESGLVIFPGSLLALLMSRKVGGLIDRSGNAAIIRYIPVLILLSVVLFALLSGTSYVSILLIYMLLSLGFTFMTSSISNEMSRLLPASQIGSGMGLFQLLQFVSGAFGVALSASAIDWQKRLPLREAYSNIYWGLAVVVLLSIGCAYLYLRDRSAKPVLAPAVQADRP, from the coding sequence ATGAACGCAATAAAGGCTGGTAACGGTGCAGCTGCGAACACGGAAAATACGGCGTTTAAGTCGGAGAAGGTCGCGACGCTCATCCTTGGCCTGGCTATGGTACTCGTAATTATGAATACGATGATGTTCAACCTGGCGCTGCCGGACGTCACGCACGACTTCGCGCTGTCGCCGTCGAGCGCATCTTGGATCGTTACCGGTTATTCTATCGTATTCGCGATATCATCCATTACGTACAGCCGGCTGTCGGACTACGTGCCGATCAGGCGCCTTGTCGTAATCAGCCTGCTGCTCTTCGGTCTCGCAGCCATCATTGGGCTTTTCGCAAACAGCTTCCTGATGCTGCTGATCGTGCGGATCGTGCAAGCGACCGGCGCAGGCGCGATTCCTTCGCTGTCGCTGGTGCTTATCAGCCGGTACGTGCCGATTGAGCGCAGAGGCGCCGCGATGGCGATCATTATGTCCGCCGCATCGCTCGGCCTCGGACTGGGCCCGGTCGTCGGCGGCGCCGTCGTGCAGTATCTCGGCTGGCATCTTCTGTTTGCCGTCAGCGCTCTGACGCTTATTCTCGTGCCTGTACTAGCGATCGTACTGCCGAGCGAACGCAAGGGCGCCGGATCGCTGGACCTGCCTGGCGCTTTGCTGGCTGCCGTCAGCACGACTGGTCTGCTGTTATTTTTGACGAATCACCAATGGTACATGCTTGCTGGCGGCGCGCTGGCGCTGATCCTGTTCGCCGCTCGCATCCGCACGGCTCGTTTTCCGTTCGTACTGCCCGCGCTTTTCGCGAACCGCAGGTACCTGTTGCTCGGCGCGGTCGGCGTTGCGGCGTACTTGTCGAGCTTCGCCACCCTATTTCTGCTGCCGCAGATCCTGGTGCATCTTCACGGTCTCAGCGCGATCGAGTCGGGACTCGTGATCTTTCCGGGTTCGCTGCTTGCGCTCCTAATGTCCCGCAAAGTCGGCGGGCTCATCGACCGCAGCGGCAACGCGGCGATAATCCGTTACATCCCTGTGCTCATTCTGCTCTCCGTCGTCTTGTTCGCGCTGCTTTCCGGAACTTCCTATGTTTCGATCCTGCTGATTTACATGCTGCTCAGCCTCGGCTTCACCTTCATGACCAGCAGCATCTCCAACGAGATGTCGCGGCTGCTGCCGGCCTCGCAGATCGGCTCCGGCATGGGACTGTTCCAACTCCTCCAGTTCGTGAGCGGCGCATTCGGCGTGGCGCTGTCCGCGAGCGCGATCGATTGGCAGAAGCGCCTGCCGCTGCGCGAAGCGTATAGCAACATCTATTGGGGACTGGCCGTCGTCGTACTGTTGTCCATCGGCTGCGCCTACCTGTACCTTCGCGACAGAAGCGCAAAGCCCGTACTTGCCCCGGCCGTGCAAGCGGATCGTCCTTAA
- a CDS encoding GNAT family N-acetyltransferase has translation MDIRHLSLEDFDERIALSEFAFQFKLPQDRRETELRYFRPEEHLGAFDDQGKLLSALILLPFRVWVNGTSMKMGGIAGVATWPEARRHGCVSRLLHASLTEMREQGQTISMLHPFAFPFYRKYGWEMTVERKKYELEPRHFPAKRNGPGSVERIAPNTAAVAELYAKAASRYTGTLDRTEEWWTRKRWITPGLLALYRNEAGEPEGYLHYQVENRVMTVLEWVSVTEGARSGLWDFVGNHDSMIDRLLLTVPSNDPLPFLVSDPRFKQETHPYFMSRIVDAEAFVSEYRFAPGTDESLLLRLQDAHADWNDGMFRLSLGANGKAELKRTVEDSAASVTLDIQTLTALLLGGRRPTPLAEAGRLGGDSKLVGLLERRLPRYDTFLMDFF, from the coding sequence ATGGACATTCGCCATCTGTCGCTCGAGGATTTTGACGAGCGGATCGCTTTATCCGAATTCGCTTTTCAATTCAAGCTGCCGCAGGACCGTAGGGAGACGGAGCTCCGCTACTTTCGGCCGGAGGAGCATCTTGGCGCCTTTGACGATCAAGGCAAGCTGCTGTCGGCGCTGATCCTGCTTCCGTTTCGCGTATGGGTGAACGGTACCAGCATGAAAATGGGCGGCATCGCGGGCGTGGCGACCTGGCCCGAAGCGCGCCGGCACGGCTGCGTGTCGCGTCTCTTGCATGCCTCGCTGACGGAAATGCGCGAGCAGGGACAAACGATCAGCATGCTGCATCCGTTCGCTTTTCCTTTTTATCGCAAATACGGCTGGGAGATGACCGTGGAGCGCAAAAAATACGAGCTGGAGCCGCGCCATTTTCCGGCGAAAAGGAATGGGCCCGGGAGCGTGGAGCGCATCGCGCCGAATACGGCTGCGGTCGCGGAATTGTACGCCAAGGCAGCGTCTCGTTATACCGGCACGCTGGACAGAACCGAGGAGTGGTGGACGCGCAAGCGCTGGATCACGCCGGGGCTGCTCGCCCTGTACCGCAACGAAGCTGGCGAACCGGAAGGTTATCTCCACTATCAGGTGGAAAATCGGGTCATGACGGTGCTCGAATGGGTATCCGTCACGGAAGGGGCACGCAGTGGGTTGTGGGATTTTGTTGGCAACCACGATTCCATGATCGACCGGCTCCTGTTGACGGTGCCCTCGAATGACCCGCTGCCGTTTTTAGTTTCCGATCCTCGATTCAAACAGGAGACGCATCCGTACTTTATGTCGCGTATCGTAGATGCTGAAGCGTTCGTGTCCGAATACCGCTTTGCGCCGGGCACGGATGAATCGCTGCTGCTTCGCTTGCAGGATGCGCATGCCGACTGGAACGACGGCATGTTCCGACTGTCCCTCGGGGCAAACGGCAAGGCGGAGCTGAAGCGTACGGTAGAAGATTCCGCCGCTTCGGTCACGCTGGACATTCAGACGCTGACCGCGCTGCTGCTGGGTGGGCGTCGTCCGACCCCGCTGGCCGAGGCAGGCAGACTGGGCGGCGATTCGAAGCTCGTCGGCCTGCTCGAACGCCGCTTGCCAAGATACGATACGTTCCTGATGGACTTTTTTTGA
- a CDS encoding CtsR family transcriptional regulator, whose amino-acid sequence MRNISDLIEHYLKQILQSGAGSIEIQRGDLAEKFSCVPSQINYVISTRFTLEKGYSVESKRGGGGYIRIQRVDLPSLEAVQRLLHQSAGSRIDENKANGLIYQLEEAGIVTAREAHLMRTALSPEALPLKQPLQDELRSNLMRVMLLALLAR is encoded by the coding sequence ATGCGCAACATATCCGATCTGATCGAGCATTATCTGAAGCAGATTTTGCAGAGCGGCGCAGGCTCGATCGAGATCCAGCGGGGAGATCTCGCGGAGAAGTTCTCATGCGTGCCCTCCCAGATCAACTACGTCATCAGCACGCGGTTTACGCTCGAAAAGGGGTATAGTGTAGAGAGTAAACGAGGCGGCGGAGGATATATCCGCATTCAACGCGTGGACCTTCCTTCTTTGGAAGCCGTGCAGCGACTGCTCCATCAGAGCGCAGGCAGCCGGATCGACGAGAACAAGGCCAACGGTTTGATCTACCAGCTCGAGGAGGCAGGCATCGTTACCGCCCGGGAGGCGCATCTGATGCGCACCGCGCTTTCGCCGGAGGCGCTGCCGCTCAAGCAGCCGCTGCAGGACGAGCTGAGGTCCAACCTGATGCGGGTCATGCTGCTGGCGCTTCTTGCGCGTTAG
- a CDS encoding UvrB/UvrC motif-containing protein — protein MVCQECGQRPATLHFSKYVNGEKTELHICEACAREKGELIPGTPSGFSIHNLLSGLMDFDPSGLSGAKAQVQQQQRCEGCGMTYGQFSKLGRFGCAHCYKQFAERLDPLLKRVHGNTVHVGKVPKRAGGLVRLRREIDGLKREMQSRIEGEDFESAADLRDRIRELEREVQNG, from the coding sequence TTGGTATGCCAGGAGTGCGGCCAGCGGCCGGCAACGCTTCATTTTTCAAAGTACGTCAACGGAGAAAAGACGGAGCTTCACATTTGCGAAGCGTGCGCGAGGGAGAAGGGCGAGCTCATTCCCGGGACGCCGTCGGGCTTTTCCATCCACAATCTGCTCTCCGGCCTCATGGACTTCGACCCCTCCGGCTTGTCCGGCGCCAAAGCGCAGGTCCAACAGCAGCAGCGATGCGAGGGCTGCGGGATGACTTACGGGCAATTCAGCAAGCTCGGCCGGTTCGGCTGCGCCCACTGCTACAAGCAGTTCGCGGAACGACTCGACCCTTTGCTGAAGCGGGTGCACGGGAATACGGTCCATGTAGGCAAGGTACCGAAGCGGGCCGGCGGACTGGTCAGGCTGCGGCGCGAGATCGACGGCCTGAAGCGGGAGATGCAGAGCCGGATCGAGGGCGAGGATTTCGAATCCGCGGCCGATCTGCGCGACCGCATCCGCGAGCTCGAGCGCGAAGTCCAGAACGGTTAG
- a CDS encoding protein arginine kinase, with amino-acid sequence MGNRKYTAEALSPWMKEDAPDRDVVLSSRVRIARNLRHLPFPMMASASQASDAMDRLLMVNESGRLNGLGEVSSIRLSELSELEKQVLVEKHLISPALANQAQHAALMLGPGEDVSLMVNEEDHLRIQCLHAGFQLKETWDTASKIDDIFEEAVDYAFDEKYGFLTSCPTNVGTGIRASVMMHLPALVITGQINRILSAVTQVGLAVRGMYGEGSEATGNLFQVSNQITLGQSEAEIIDHLHAVARQIIEHEKAARAKLMGESRLKVEDRIKRSFGILSYAAVIDAKEASQRLSDLRLGVHLGLLPGVDEGTLNELLVSIQPGYLQQAYGEALSPEQRDMTRAQMISSRLATHA; translated from the coding sequence ATGGGTAATCGGAAATATACCGCGGAGGCGCTGAGCCCCTGGATGAAGGAGGACGCGCCGGATCGCGACGTCGTGCTGAGCAGTCGAGTCCGCATCGCCCGGAATTTGCGGCATCTGCCGTTTCCGATGATGGCCAGCGCTTCGCAGGCATCCGACGCGATGGACCGGCTGCTGATGGTAAATGAGAGCGGCAGGCTGAACGGTCTCGGCGAAGTCAGCAGCATCCGTCTGTCCGAGCTGAGCGAGCTGGAGAAACAGGTGCTGGTGGAAAAGCATCTGATCAGTCCGGCGCTGGCGAACCAGGCGCAGCATGCTGCGCTGATGCTCGGGCCGGGCGAAGACGTCAGCCTGATGGTGAACGAAGAGGACCATTTGCGCATTCAATGTCTGCATGCGGGATTTCAGTTGAAGGAAACCTGGGATACCGCAAGCAAGATCGACGATATCTTCGAGGAAGCCGTCGACTATGCCTTCGACGAGAAATACGGATTCCTGACCAGCTGTCCGACCAACGTAGGCACGGGCATTCGCGCATCGGTTATGATGCATCTGCCCGCGCTTGTCATAACGGGGCAGATCAACCGGATCCTGTCGGCGGTCACGCAGGTCGGCCTGGCGGTGAGGGGCATGTACGGCGAGGGCAGCGAGGCGACGGGCAACCTGTTCCAGGTATCGAACCAGATCACGCTTGGCCAGTCCGAGGCCGAAATCATCGACCATCTGCATGCGGTCGCCCGCCAGATCATCGAGCACGAGAAGGCGGCGCGGGCCAAGCTGATGGGCGAGTCGAGACTGAAGGTCGAGGACCGCATCAAGAGGTCGTTCGGCATTCTGAGCTATGCCGCCGTCATCGACGCGAAGGAAGCTTCGCAGCGTCTGTCGGATCTGCGGCTCGGCGTTCATCTGGGCCTGCTGCCCGGCGTGGACGAGGGTACGCTGAACGAATTGCTCGTCTCGATTCAGCCCGGATACCTGCAACAGGCTTACGGCGAGGCGCTTAGTCCGGAGCAGCGGGACATGACTCGCGCCCAAATGATCTCGTCCAGACTGGCAACTCATGCCTAA